Proteins encoded together in one uncultured Desulfobacter sp. window:
- a CDS encoding type II toxin-antitoxin system VapC family toxin yields the protein MLKYMLDTNIVIYVIKRRPIEVLDVFNAHAGQMCISSITLAELLHGAEKSTKVAHNLRSVEDFVSRLEILPYDDSAAAHYGNIRADLEKKGTPIGVNDLHIAGHARSESLILVSNNMREFVRVDGLRLENWIEAE from the coding sequence ATGCTGAAATATATGTTGGACACCAATATTGTTATTTATGTGATTAAACGTCGACCCATTGAGGTATTAGACGTTTTCAACGCCCATGCAGGGCAGATGTGCATTAGTTCAATCACCCTGGCAGAATTGTTACATGGTGCTGAAAAAAGCACTAAGGTGGCCCACAATCTGAGAAGCGTAGAAGACTTTGTATCACGACTGGAAATCCTTCCCTACGACGACAGTGCGGCTGCCCACTATGGAAATATCAGAGCGGATTTAGAAAAGAAAGGCACACCTATCGGGGTCAATGATTTGCATATTGCAGGGCATGCCCGGAGTGAATCATTAATTCTTGTCTCTAATAACATGCGAGAGTTTGTCAGAGTTGATGGTTTGAGACTGGAAAATTGGATCGAAGCAGAATAG
- a CDS encoding site-specific integrase, producing MEEYVTFLLNGGADPYTVAHYCTITKFFMKKIGAPINHTYKIPRDAKRRHDLKHQRRWFTDQDIAQCMTYQFPVMHVRNHLLVRLLVETGARINEIAHITVGNVNFGKRTILISYSKTIPRPVFFSQESGIFMKRYFKTDRVTPKKNQATDDRGPGYL from the coding sequence ATGGAAGAATATGTTACATTCTTGCTGAACGGCGGAGCGGATCCTTATACTGTTGCTCATTACTGTACAATCACTAAATTTTTCATGAAAAAAATCGGGGCACCTATCAATCACACGTACAAAATCCCCCGAGATGCAAAACGCCGGCATGATCTAAAACACCAACGCAGGTGGTTCACTGACCAGGATATTGCCCAGTGCATGACATATCAATTCCCAGTGATGCATGTTCGGAACCATCTGCTTGTCCGGTTACTTGTGGAAACCGGCGCCCGGATCAATGAAATTGCACATATTACCGTTGGCAATGTAAACTTTGGGAAGCGTACAATCCTTATCAGCTACTCAAAAACGATTCCAAGGCCTGTCTTTTTCTCCCAGGAATCAGGCATTTTCATGAAGCGGTATTTTAAAACAGATAGGGTTACCCCCAAAAAAAATCAGGCCACAGACGACCGTGGCCCCGGTTATCTATGA
- the vapB gene encoding type II toxin-antitoxin system VapB family antitoxin — translation MDIGTVFVNNRTQAVRLPVDSRFPKNVKKVVVRVVGKDRVLSPVENTWDSFFLSEDGVSDDFMTERASQEQSERESF, via the coding sequence ATGGATATAGGAACGGTTTTTGTAAATAACAGAACCCAAGCGGTAAGATTACCGGTTGACAGTAGGTTTCCCAAGAATGTGAAAAAAGTTGTCGTACGCGTTGTCGGCAAAGACCGTGTGCTTTCACCCGTAGAAAATACATGGGACAGTTTTTTTCTTTCTGAAGATGGGGTTTCCGACGATTTTATGACAGAACGTGCTTCACAGGAACAATCAGAAAGAGAATCTTTTTGA
- a CDS encoding ogr/Delta-like zinc finger family protein — protein sequence MAVKVTCNRCGCTATISSSSIESDEVKRLYCCCKNADCGHTFVMDLSFSHTLSPSALDIPDEVLTRLHTSTRCEQQKIFSRLAVP from the coding sequence ATGGCAGTGAAAGTGACGTGTAATCGGTGTGGCTGTACCGCAACAATATCATCATCATCAATTGAGTCTGACGAAGTCAAACGTCTGTATTGCTGCTGCAAAAATGCCGACTGCGGCCATACCTTTGTTATGGACCTGTCATTCTCCCATACCCTATCTCCATCCGCACTGGATATCCCGGACGAAGTGTTGACCCGTCTGCACACATCCACGAGATGCGAACAGCAAAAGATTTTTTCCCGCCTGGCCGTTCCATAA